A genomic region of Exiguobacterium oxidotolerans JCM 12280 contains the following coding sequences:
- a CDS encoding helix-turn-helix domain-containing protein — MGKIAQTEHPRILQLWRQGMHQRDIAARYDVSTITIYRIIRASNGGTTRGKHVPSPGYKMLWRLYITESYRQVDIAVRYGVSPTTVKRWLGKAGIVKSWEQRVHERRKVQPPDEDTLYTLYILDDLTAKVIGSRYGVSQSVVYRWLDEAELKKHKEATG, encoded by the coding sequence ATGGGGAAGATAGCACAAACGGAACATCCACGCATCCTACAGCTGTGGCGGCAAGGCATGCACCAACGGGACATCGCGGCACGGTACGACGTCAGCACCATCACGATCTACCGCATCATCCGGGCGAGCAACGGAGGCACGACACGAGGCAAGCACGTCCCATCACCCGGCTACAAGATGCTGTGGCGGCTCTACATCACGGAGTCCTATCGTCAAGTGGACATCGCGGTACGATATGGCGTCAGCCCGACGACCGTCAAACGTTGGCTCGGCAAGGCAGGGATCGTGAAGTCATGGGAGCAACGCGTGCACGAGCGACGTAAGGTACAGCCACCGGACGAGGACACGCTCTATACGTTGTACATCCTTGACGACCTCACGGCAAAGGTGATTGGATCACGGTACGGAGTCAGCCAGTCTGTGGTCTATCGGTGGTTGGATGAGGCGGAACTAAAAAAGCACAAGGAGGCAACGGGATGA
- a CDS encoding helix-turn-helix domain-containing protein → MTKDKQWKSLKREFESLDEKDLIEIDLVVEVVKRRKEKRLSQRDLAELTGLKQSSIARIERDIVMPKLNTFIKIATALELELELVSKK, encoded by the coding sequence ATGACAAAAGACAAACAGTGGAAATCGTTAAAACGCGAATTTGAATCACTAGATGAAAAGGATTTGATTGAAATCGATTTAGTCGTCGAGGTGGTGAAACGTCGTAAAGAAAAAAGGCTATCACAACGAGATTTGGCAGAACTTACAGGATTGAAGCAGTCGTCCATTGCAAGAATCGAGCGTGATATCGTCATGCCAAAGTTAAATACATTCATCAAAATCGCAACAGCATTAGAATTGGAACTAGAACTTGTATCGAAGAAGTAA
- a CDS encoding terminase small subunit, producing MTPKQQLFCDEYLVDLNATQAAIRAGYSEKTAKQTGVENLSKPVIRTYLDERLAKKTTGLIASQDDVLRLLTGIIAGEEEGTALVGIGQGAQRVSQVPPTNAEKIRAAEILGKYYKLFTDRQEVQVTGAVQFIDDIGGEGG from the coding sequence ATGACACCGAAGCAACAATTGTTTTGTGATGAGTATTTGGTTGACTTAAACGCGACACAGGCGGCGATACGGGCTGGGTATAGTGAAAAGACAGCGAAACAAACAGGAGTGGAAAACCTATCAAAACCTGTCATTCGCACTTACTTGGATGAACGATTAGCGAAGAAGACCACGGGACTCATCGCCTCTCAAGACGACGTCCTGCGGCTTCTGACGGGTATCATCGCAGGGGAAGAAGAAGGGACAGCGCTCGTGGGCATCGGTCAAGGTGCTCAACGAGTATCGCAAGTGCCACCGACCAACGCCGAAAAGATTCGCGCTGCCGAAATCCTCGGCAAGTATTACAAGTTGTTCACGGATCGCCAAGAGGTGCAGGTGACGGGCGCTGTCCAGTTCATTGATGACATTGGTGGCGAGGGTGGATGA
- a CDS encoding PBSX family phage terminase large subunit, with translation MTKQIRLSELLPKAFHDSWKAAINPSILNIIEKGGRGSGKSSDIAIIMTQLLMRYPVNAIGIRKIDNTIELSIFEQMKWAIELSNVSHLFKVNKSPMRITYTPRGNYMVFRGAQEPERIKSLKSANFPFAFGWVEEAAEFKTEDEITTITNSLLRGELGNGLFYKFFFSYNPPKRKQSWVNKKYESVLQPANTFVHASTYLDNPHISKQFIEEAEAMKARNPLRYRWEYLGEPIGSGVVPFTNLMFRTITDDEYRVFDNIKYGLDWGYATDPASVVAWHFDKRKRVLYAVGEIYGVKISNRQLADMIRMKGWDSETIIADSSEPKSIAELRELGIRRIIGAKKGPGSVEHGEKWLDELTAIVIDPQRTPNIAREFESIDYKTDRDGNVLPRLEDKDNHTIDSTRYALEGDMTLTTFGASVRLY, from the coding sequence ATGACGAAACAGATTCGCTTATCGGAATTGTTACCGAAAGCATTTCACGATAGCTGGAAAGCGGCAATCAATCCAAGTATCCTCAACATCATCGAAAAAGGAGGTCGCGGGTCCGGTAAGTCTTCGGACATCGCCATCATCATGACGCAATTGCTCATGCGCTATCCCGTTAATGCAATCGGCATTCGTAAGATTGACAACACAATCGAGCTATCCATCTTTGAGCAGATGAAATGGGCCATTGAACTATCGAACGTGAGCCATCTGTTCAAGGTCAACAAGTCACCGATGCGGATTACTTATACCCCGCGTGGGAACTACATGGTGTTTCGCGGGGCGCAGGAACCAGAGCGAATCAAGTCTTTAAAGTCTGCGAACTTCCCGTTTGCGTTTGGTTGGGTGGAAGAAGCCGCTGAATTCAAAACAGAAGACGAAATCACGACCATCACCAACTCTTTACTGCGTGGCGAATTAGGAAACGGATTGTTCTATAAATTCTTCTTCTCCTATAACCCGCCGAAACGAAAGCAGTCATGGGTCAATAAGAAGTATGAGAGCGTCCTACAGCCCGCTAACACGTTCGTCCATGCTTCGACATACCTCGATAACCCGCACATCTCGAAGCAGTTCATCGAGGAAGCGGAGGCGATGAAAGCACGCAATCCGCTCCGCTACCGCTGGGAATATCTCGGGGAACCGATTGGTTCGGGTGTCGTGCCGTTCACGAACCTCATGTTCCGCACGATCACGGACGACGAATACCGCGTGTTCGACAACATCAAGTATGGCTTGGACTGGGGATATGCGACGGACCCAGCATCGGTCGTGGCGTGGCATTTTGATAAACGCAAGCGCGTCCTGTATGCCGTCGGGGAAATCTATGGCGTCAAGATCAGTAACCGGCAACTCGCGGACATGATTCGCATGAAGGGATGGGACAGTGAGACCATCATCGCGGATAGCAGTGAGCCGAAATCCATCGCGGAACTACGGGAACTCGGCATAAGACGCATCATCGGTGCGAAGAAAGGTCCAGGTAGCGTGGAGCATGGCGAGAAGTGGCTCGACGAACTGACTGCCATCGTCATTGACCCGCAACGCACGCCGAACATTGCCCGCGAGTTCGAGAGCATCGACTACAAGACGGATCGTGACGGCAACGTCCTGCCTCGACTGGAGGACAAGGACAACCATACGATCGATAGCACACGATACGCCCTAGAGGGCGATATGACATTGACGACGTTCGGGGCATCCGTGCGTCTGTACTAG
- a CDS encoding phage portal protein, which yields METAFQEYMQRFEEDDFDGALVAELIEVFGPRRTHMKAMYERYKANGKFIPAMTKELPIQTAFDSRVAGDYISEAVDLKIGYFAGVPIAYSYDSEMPEAEAANDVLKRFNRLNRIQDLDSETAKWSAITGYGVRLLYIDEELRERVMNVPSYDCIFIGELTEPTAGLRMYQDGEDLKVDVYTAQRIVTFLETDGEYTPVEDELNVFQAVPLIGYPNNSELQGDCDKVLPIIDGIDEVLSNSLSEDTAQRLAYMAFEGGQISSEDLTEARANGAFMVPAGGKVYFITKDINDTARQNLLTHLVSDFYRFTKTPNLRDEAFTGNSSGVALKFQLFPFNAKVTTFQRKFESGTLQMFTALANVWGLRGNAFDPLNVYLEFTENFPLDLLNEAQVQQTLAGLVSEETRLGLFSAIDNPKEELEQMQQEQQDKAFMGSNEIDTNQDTTDDAVPDAPVDAASQFVTE from the coding sequence ATGGAGACGGCATTTCAAGAGTATATGCAACGATTCGAGGAAGATGATTTCGACGGGGCACTGGTCGCAGAACTCATCGAAGTATTCGGACCACGCCGCACGCACATGAAAGCGATGTATGAGCGGTACAAGGCAAATGGCAAGTTTATCCCGGCGATGACGAAAGAGTTGCCGATTCAGACGGCGTTCGACAGCCGCGTCGCAGGGGACTACATCAGTGAAGCGGTCGATTTAAAGATTGGGTATTTCGCAGGTGTCCCGATTGCCTACAGCTATGACAGCGAGATGCCGGAAGCAGAAGCGGCGAATGATGTACTCAAACGGTTTAATCGCTTGAATCGCATCCAAGACCTCGACAGCGAGACGGCAAAGTGGTCGGCTATCACAGGCTATGGTGTCCGCTTGCTCTACATCGATGAGGAATTACGCGAACGGGTCATGAACGTCCCGTCATATGACTGCATCTTCATCGGGGAACTGACAGAGCCAACCGCTGGTCTGCGCATGTATCAAGACGGTGAGGACTTGAAAGTCGACGTCTACACGGCACAGCGGATCGTGACGTTTCTTGAGACGGATGGCGAATACACGCCAGTCGAGGACGAGCTGAACGTATTTCAAGCCGTCCCGCTCATCGGCTACCCGAACAATTCGGAGTTGCAGGGCGATTGCGATAAGGTGTTGCCGATCATCGACGGCATCGACGAGGTGTTATCAAACTCGCTGTCAGAAGACACGGCACAACGCTTGGCATACATGGCGTTCGAAGGTGGACAAATTTCATCGGAAGACTTGACAGAAGCGCGGGCGAATGGGGCGTTCATGGTCCCGGCAGGTGGCAAGGTCTACTTCATCACGAAGGACATCAACGACACAGCGCGGCAGAATCTACTCACGCATCTTGTCAGCGACTTCTATCGCTTTACGAAGACACCGAACTTACGGGACGAGGCATTCACAGGCAATTCCAGTGGCGTCGCGCTCAAGTTTCAACTATTCCCGTTCAATGCCAAAGTCACGACATTCCAGCGGAAATTCGAGAGTGGGACATTACAGATGTTCACGGCGCTCGCTAACGTATGGGGATTACGTGGGAATGCGTTCGATCCGCTGAACGTGTACCTCGAGTTCACGGAAAACTTCCCGCTCGACCTACTCAACGAGGCGCAAGTGCAACAGACGCTCGCTGGACTGGTATCGGAAGAGACGCGACTCGGTCTATTCTCTGCCATTGACAACCCGAAAGAGGAACTCGAACAGATGCAGCAGGAACAACAAGACAAGGCATTCATGGGGTCAAATGAGATTGACACAAATCAAGACACGACGGATGACGCGGTACCCGATGCACCTGTTGATGCCGCCAGTCAATTCGTGACGGAGTGA
- a CDS encoding phage minor head protein: MLQPKQAPFAPTEKQIEQRIKVLYRDAYRDIQRTIATMYEQYSRDGELSLADMTRYNRLSNVERELAQLLSQLYINNKRYLYETLEAAYLHGYFEQQYKLEMAAQQALGSGGVNEKAVQAMIAESLTGLVLDERLGENQRLAVNQMRQALSYSLVQGESYVKAAKRIKETLGKDQARSVLVAWTETHRAYETASHDSREQAKADGLVFETAWLATLDKRTRQRHRAMDGKTQDADGYFSLPGGSKGRYPGDPMLGASDVIRCRCTTVTNFVDRLPGSRRGRSEYDDARSPNDLFNGKTTYKDWYASRLE, from the coding sequence ATGTTGCAGCCGAAACAAGCACCCTTCGCACCGACGGAGAAACAAATCGAGCAACGCATCAAAGTCCTGTACCGTGACGCCTATCGTGACATACAACGCACCATCGCCACGATGTACGAGCAATACAGCCGCGACGGGGAACTGTCCTTAGCGGACATGACTCGGTACAACCGCTTGAGCAACGTTGAGCGGGAACTGGCACAACTGTTAAGCCAACTCTATATCAACAACAAGCGGTATCTCTACGAGACATTAGAGGCCGCTTATTTGCATGGGTATTTCGAGCAGCAATACAAACTCGAGATGGCAGCGCAACAAGCCCTTGGCTCCGGTGGCGTCAATGAAAAGGCAGTCCAAGCGATGATTGCGGAATCACTGACGGGACTCGTCCTCGACGAACGACTGGGCGAGAATCAACGACTTGCGGTCAATCAGATGCGGCAAGCGTTGTCCTATTCACTCGTACAGGGTGAGAGCTACGTCAAGGCGGCGAAACGCATCAAGGAGACGCTCGGCAAAGACCAAGCGCGCTCGGTACTCGTCGCATGGACAGAGACACACCGCGCCTACGAGACCGCTTCCCACGACTCGCGGGAACAAGCGAAAGCGGACGGTCTGGTATTTGAGACGGCATGGCTCGCGACACTCGACAAGCGGACACGGCAACGGCACCGCGCAATGGATGGCAAGACACAAGACGCGGACGGCTACTTCTCGCTACCCGGTGGGTCAAAGGGACGTTACCCTGGTGATCCGATGCTTGGGGCGAGTGACGTCATCCGATGCCGCTGTACGACCGTGACCAACTTCGTTGACCGATTGCCCGGCAGTCGCCGTGGGCGCTCGGAATACGACGATGCACGCAGTCCAAATGACCTATTCAATGGCAAGACGACATACAAAGACTGGTACGCGTCGAGATTGGAGTGA